A stretch of the Actinotalea sp. JY-7876 genome encodes the following:
- the pgm gene encoding phosphoglucomutase (alpha-D-glucose-1,6-bisphosphate-dependent), with protein sequence MHPRAGTPALPEDLIDTDAVVGAYYDLIPDVHDPAQQVVFGTSGHRGSSLDAAFNEAHIIAITTAIVEYRRSQGTDGPLFLGRDTHALSLPAWQTALEVLAAADVEVHVDARNGFTPTPAVSHAILLHNGAGTAQGVRTVGGAAGAGATGGTGLADGIVVTPSHNPPRDGGFKYNPPHGGPAGSDATGWIADRANELLRSGLAGARRVSLEQALAAPTTRKHDFMSAYVADLPNVLDIDLIRASGVRIGADPLGGAAVEYWGEIAERHGLDLTVVNPAVDPRWAFMTLDWDGKIRMDCSSPSAMASLVEGMRPAADGTTAFDVATGNDADADRHGIVTPDGGLMNPNHYLAVAISYLYGGARPGWAPDAAIGKTLVSSALIDRVAADLGRRLLEVPVGFKWFVPGLLDGSVGFGGEESAGASFLRHDGTVWTTDKDGILLALLAGEITARTGRSPSQLHAELVERHGQSWYARVDAPATREQKAALGSLRPEQVTASTLAGEEITGRLVEAPGNGAPIGGLKVTTANAWFAARPSGTEDVYKVYAESFVSQEHLAQVQAAAQELVTQTLAG encoded by the coding sequence ATGCACCCCCGCGCCGGAACGCCCGCCCTGCCCGAGGACCTCATCGACACCGACGCCGTCGTCGGCGCGTACTACGACCTGATCCCCGACGTGCACGACCCGGCCCAGCAGGTCGTGTTCGGCACGTCCGGCCACCGCGGCTCGAGCCTGGACGCGGCCTTCAACGAGGCGCACATCATCGCCATCACGACGGCGATCGTGGAGTACCGGCGCAGCCAGGGCACCGACGGCCCGCTCTTCCTCGGGCGCGACACGCACGCCCTGTCCCTCCCGGCGTGGCAGACGGCGCTCGAGGTGCTCGCCGCCGCCGACGTCGAGGTGCACGTCGACGCGCGCAACGGCTTCACGCCGACGCCCGCCGTCTCGCACGCGATCCTGCTGCACAACGGCGCCGGCACGGCCCAGGGCGTGCGGACCGTGGGCGGCGCCGCGGGCGCCGGCGCCACGGGAGGCACGGGCCTGGCCGACGGCATCGTCGTCACGCCGTCGCACAACCCGCCGCGCGACGGCGGCTTCAAGTACAACCCGCCGCACGGCGGACCGGCGGGGTCGGACGCCACCGGGTGGATCGCCGACCGCGCCAACGAGCTGCTGCGCTCGGGCCTGGCCGGCGCGCGCCGCGTCAGCCTCGAGCAGGCGCTGGCGGCCCCGACCACGCGCAAGCACGACTTCATGTCCGCGTACGTCGCGGACCTGCCCAACGTGCTCGACATCGACCTGATCCGCGCGAGCGGCGTGCGCATCGGCGCCGACCCGCTGGGCGGCGCCGCGGTCGAGTACTGGGGCGAGATCGCCGAGCGCCACGGGCTCGACCTCACCGTGGTCAACCCCGCGGTCGACCCCCGGTGGGCGTTCATGACGCTCGACTGGGACGGCAAGATCCGGATGGACTGCTCCTCCCCGTCGGCGATGGCCTCGCTCGTCGAGGGCATGCGGCCGGCCGCCGACGGCACGACGGCGTTCGACGTCGCCACGGGCAACGACGCCGACGCCGACCGGCACGGCATCGTCACGCCCGACGGCGGCCTGATGAACCCCAACCACTACCTGGCCGTCGCGATCAGCTACCTCTACGGCGGTGCGCGCCCCGGCTGGGCGCCGGATGCGGCCATCGGCAAGACGCTCGTCTCCTCGGCGCTGATCGACCGGGTCGCGGCCGACCTCGGCCGGCGCCTGCTCGAGGTCCCGGTCGGGTTCAAGTGGTTCGTGCCCGGCCTGCTGGACGGCTCGGTCGGCTTCGGCGGCGAGGAGTCCGCCGGTGCGTCGTTCCTGCGGCACGACGGCACGGTCTGGACCACGGACAAGGACGGCATCCTCCTCGCGCTCCTCGCGGGCGAGATCACGGCGCGCACCGGGCGCTCGCCGTCCCAGCTGCACGCGGAGCTGGTCGAGCGGCACGGGCAGTCCTGGTACGCGCGGGTCGACGCGCCCGCGACGCGCGAGCAGAAGGCCGCGCTGGGGTCGCTCCGGCCCGAGCAGGTGACGGCCTCGACGCTCGCCGGCGAGGAGATCACCGGGCGCCTGGTCGAGGCGCCCGGCAACGGCGCGCCGATCGGCGGCCTCAAGGTCACCACGGCGAACGCCTGGTTCGCCGCGCGTCCGTCGGGCACGGAGGACGTCTACAAGGTCTACGCCGAGTCGTTCGTCTCGCAGGAGCACCTCGCGCAGGTCCAGGCCGCGGCCCAGGAGCTGGTGACGCAGACGCTCGCGGGCTGA
- the serS gene encoding serine--tRNA ligase has product MIDLRLLRDNPDAVRTSQRLRGDDPSLVDTVLELDARRRSALTDFERLRAEQKSLGKEVARATGDAKAELLARAKGLAEQVKALQADADAAAAELDRVVSRIGNVVHDGVPAGGEDDYVVLKHVGTPRDLAAEYGDDFRVRDHLELGELLGAIDTERGAKVSGARFYFLTGIGARLELALLNAAMDRALAAGFTPMITPTLVKPEVMAGTGYLGAHADEVYRLEADDLYLVGTSEVALAGYHADEILDLSGGPRRYAGWSACYRREAGSYGKDTRGIIRVHQFHKVEMFAYVSAEDSQAEHERLLAMEEEMLALVELPYRVIDTAAGDLGSSAARKFDCEAWLPSQQRWLELTSTSDCTTFQARRLGVRERTAEGDTRPVATLNGTLGTTRWIVALLENHQQADGSVRVPQGLRPYLGGLEVLHPTGAVGA; this is encoded by the coding sequence GTGATCGACCTGCGCCTCCTGAGGGACAACCCCGACGCCGTCCGCACGAGCCAGAGGCTGCGCGGTGACGACCCGTCCCTGGTCGACACGGTGCTCGAGCTCGACGCCCGACGGCGGTCCGCGCTGACCGACTTCGAGCGGCTGCGCGCCGAGCAGAAGTCGCTCGGCAAGGAGGTCGCGCGGGCCACGGGCGACGCCAAGGCGGAGCTGCTCGCGCGCGCCAAGGGCCTCGCCGAGCAGGTCAAGGCGCTCCAGGCCGACGCCGACGCGGCCGCCGCCGAGCTCGACCGGGTCGTCTCGCGCATCGGCAACGTCGTGCACGACGGCGTCCCGGCGGGCGGCGAGGACGACTACGTCGTCCTCAAGCACGTCGGCACGCCGCGCGACCTCGCGGCCGAGTACGGCGACGACTTCCGGGTGCGCGACCACCTGGAGCTGGGCGAGCTGCTGGGGGCGATCGACACCGAGCGCGGCGCCAAGGTCTCGGGCGCGCGCTTCTACTTCCTCACGGGCATCGGCGCGCGCCTCGAGCTCGCGCTGCTCAACGCCGCGATGGACCGCGCGCTGGCCGCCGGCTTCACCCCGATGATCACGCCCACGCTGGTCAAGCCCGAGGTCATGGCTGGCACGGGGTACCTCGGCGCGCACGCGGACGAGGTGTACCGCCTCGAGGCGGACGACCTCTACCTCGTCGGGACCTCCGAGGTGGCGCTCGCGGGCTACCACGCGGACGAGATCCTCGACCTGTCGGGCGGTCCGCGCCGTTACGCCGGCTGGTCGGCCTGCTACCGGCGCGAGGCCGGGTCGTACGGCAAGGACACGCGCGGCATCATCCGCGTGCACCAGTTCCACAAGGTCGAGATGTTCGCCTACGTCAGCGCCGAGGACTCGCAGGCCGAGCACGAGCGGCTGCTCGCGATGGAGGAGGAGATGCTCGCCCTCGTCGAGCTGCCCTACCGCGTCATCGACACCGCCGCCGGCGACCTGGGTTCGAGCGCCGCGCGCAAGTTCGACTGCGAGGCCTGGCTGCCGAGCCAGCAGCGCTGGCTCGAGCTCACCTCGACGTCGGACTGCACCACGTTCCAGGCGCGGCGACTCGGCGTGCGCGAGCGCACGGCCGAGGGCGACACGCGCCCGGTGGCGACGCTCAACGGGACGCTCGGCACCACGCGCTGGATCGTCGCGCTGCTCGAGAACCACCAGCAGGCCGACGGCTCGGTGCGCGTGCCGCAGGGGCTGCGGCCCTACCTCGGCGGGCTCGAGGTCCTGCACCCCACCGGCGCGGTCGGGGCATGA
- a CDS encoding DUF5926 family protein, translating to MARRATVEFVLRPFEGLPGEPDWVAMREVVPAATATARTTKEYGARDVVVTTVLPMAWPALHRGDGTIMIALQQHAGSGDASRDLADLLLRALELPAGTPITSAPLPEPGPRLQDVLDLSVPFEVTVHDGFDYWTSADAELTPDVVASLERMNETVVPTRRLTSVDAAYWARMGDREYLRWAMPHDEQDFLDALARLHAQRRSGLGDDGSLGKFIGAFRSCGILVPVWDLAPGTEAEEVEEPAERLGERLAEALAVTGPLDANERRARAGLVARQLTLR from the coding sequence ATGGCCAGGAGAGCGACCGTCGAGTTCGTGCTGCGTCCCTTCGAGGGGCTTCCCGGGGAGCCGGACTGGGTGGCGATGCGCGAGGTGGTGCCCGCCGCCACCGCCACCGCCCGGACCACGAAGGAGTACGGCGCCCGCGACGTCGTCGTGACGACGGTCCTGCCGATGGCCTGGCCCGCGCTGCACCGTGGCGACGGCACGATCATGATCGCGCTGCAGCAGCACGCCGGCTCGGGGGACGCGTCGCGCGACCTCGCCGACCTGCTCCTGCGCGCGCTCGAGCTGCCCGCCGGCACGCCGATCACGTCCGCCCCCCTGCCCGAGCCCGGGCCGCGCCTCCAGGACGTCCTCGACCTCTCGGTCCCGTTCGAGGTCACCGTGCACGACGGCTTCGACTACTGGACCTCGGCCGACGCCGAGCTCACCCCCGACGTCGTCGCCTCGCTCGAGCGCATGAACGAGACGGTGGTCCCCACCCGGCGCCTCACCTCCGTCGACGCGGCCTACTGGGCGCGCATGGGGGACCGGGAGTACCTGCGGTGGGCGATGCCGCACGACGAGCAGGACTTCCTCGACGCGCTCGCACGCCTGCACGCGCAGCGCCGCTCGGGCCTGGGCGACGACGGCTCCCTCGGCAAGTTCATCGGCGCCTTCCGCTCCTGCGGCATCCTCGTGCCCGTCTGGGATCTTGCCCCCGGCACGGAGGCCGAGGAGGTCGAGGAGCCGGCCGAGCGCCTGGGCGAGCGCCTGGCCGAGGCGCTCGCGGTCACGGGGCCCCTGGACGCGAACGAGCGCCGCGCGCGCGCCGGGCTCGTGGCGCGCCAGCTGACGCTGCGCTGA
- a CDS encoding glycosyltransferase produces the protein MPARRRGDQASTAPKQRVAVVIPAKDESRRIAATVRAARAIPHVDLVLVVDDGSEDATQHVAREAGAVVVRHSHNRGKAAAMETGAAVVAMRDTDDRPARLLLFLDGDLGESAVNAAPLVPPVLEGAADVAIALLPPQPGAGGRGIVVGLARRSIQAMTGWTPTQPLSGMRCLTREAFEAATPLARGWGVETGMTIDLLSKGFVAVEVPCDLRHRASGTDLRGQMHRAAQYRDVLLAVNARRVRGVARKVARRR, from the coding sequence GTGCCAGCCAGACGTCGCGGCGACCAGGCGTCGACCGCCCCCAAGCAGCGGGTCGCGGTCGTGATCCCCGCGAAGGACGAGTCGCGCCGCATCGCCGCGACCGTCCGAGCCGCGCGAGCCATCCCGCACGTCGACCTCGTCCTGGTGGTCGACGACGGCAGCGAGGACGCGACCCAGCACGTCGCGCGCGAGGCCGGCGCCGTCGTCGTCCGGCACTCCCACAACCGGGGCAAGGCCGCGGCCATGGAGACGGGCGCCGCCGTCGTCGCGATGCGCGACACGGACGACCGGCCGGCGCGCCTCCTGCTGTTCCTCGACGGCGACCTGGGCGAGTCGGCGGTCAACGCCGCACCGCTCGTGCCGCCCGTGCTCGAGGGTGCGGCCGACGTCGCGATCGCCCTGCTGCCGCCGCAGCCGGGTGCGGGCGGCCGGGGGATCGTCGTCGGCCTCGCGCGCCGCTCGATCCAGGCGATGACCGGGTGGACGCCCACGCAGCCGCTGTCGGGGATGCGCTGCCTGACCCGTGAGGCCTTCGAGGCCGCGACGCCGCTCGCGCGGGGCTGGGGTGTCGAGACCGGCATGACGATCGACCTGCTCTCGAAGGGCTTCGTCGCCGTCGAGGTGCCCTGCGACCTGCGCCACCGCGCCTCCGGCACGGACCTGCGCGGGCAGATGCACCGCGCGGCCCAGTACCGGGACGTGCTGCTGGCCGTGAACGCGCGCCGGGTCCGCGGGGTCGCACGCAAGGTGGCCCGCCGCCGCTGA
- a CDS encoding HAD family hydrolase, producing the protein MTRPDLDGQARLVALDLDGTLLTYAGELRPAVRDAVVAVREAGHHVVLATGRSLHATTPVAAELGLEHGWIVCSNGSVTARLDPDAPDGVELDEVVTFDPGPVLRLMAAEFPDAYFAVEEVGTGFRMNKLFPEGELSGQHDVVHLDELTSRHVTRLIVRSPGHTSQEFHDLVAHLGLADVTYAIGWTAWMDVAPQGVTKASALERVRTRLGVGPDRTLALGDGSNDVDMLRWAAHGVAMGHAEIPVQEAADAVTGTVEDEGAVPVLRSLLV; encoded by the coding sequence ATGACGCGTCCGGACCTCGACGGGCAGGCCCGGCTCGTCGCGCTCGACCTCGACGGCACGCTGCTGACCTACGCGGGCGAGCTGCGGCCGGCGGTGCGCGACGCCGTCGTCGCCGTGCGCGAGGCGGGCCACCACGTCGTGCTCGCGACCGGTCGCTCGCTCCACGCGACGACGCCCGTCGCGGCCGAGCTGGGCCTGGAGCACGGCTGGATCGTGTGCTCGAACGGCTCGGTGACGGCGCGGCTCGACCCCGACGCGCCCGACGGCGTCGAGCTCGACGAGGTCGTCACCTTCGACCCCGGCCCGGTGCTGCGGCTCATGGCCGCCGAGTTCCCGGACGCCTACTTCGCGGTCGAGGAGGTGGGCACGGGGTTCCGCATGAACAAGCTGTTCCCCGAGGGGGAGCTGTCCGGGCAGCACGACGTCGTGCACCTCGACGAGCTGACCTCGCGGCACGTGACGCGCCTGATCGTGCGCAGCCCGGGCCACACCAGCCAGGAGTTCCACGACCTCGTCGCCCACCTCGGCCTCGCCGACGTGACGTACGCGATCGGCTGGACGGCGTGGATGGACGTCGCACCCCAGGGCGTGACCAAGGCCAGCGCGCTCGAGCGGGTGCGGACCCGGCTCGGCGTCGGCCCGGACCGCACCCTCGCGCTCGGCGACGGCAGCAACGACGTCGACATGCTGCGCTGGGCGGCGCACGGGGTCGCCATGGGCCACGCCGAGATCCCGGTGCAGGAGGCCGCCGACGCGGTCACGGGCACGGTCGAGGACGAGGGCGCCGTGCCGGTCCTGAGGTCGCTGCTCGTCTGA
- a CDS encoding MFS transporter: protein MSTPAGAASLRSATGFGRLWTAATASAFGSYVTVLAVQVLVVEVLDGDAVDVGLVNAARWLPYLLVGLLVGVLVDRVRRRPLMVLTDVAAALALAVIPLLAATGHLSVGAVMAALAAFGTATLVGDAASQSFLPRLVPRPLLGAAHARLGQADAVAQGSGPALAGAVVSVLGAPLAVLVDAVSYLTSAVLVATVRLAEPRADRAPGGSARAALRGVRDDVVEGLRWVYRHPTLRPMALSTHVWFACAAVTGAVLAPLALRELGLTAATLGLATAAAGLGALAGASVGVRLGRRLGVGRLLVALRAGTGLAWAVMALAPAALPASGDGGAWGGGAAWAVFAAGQLLLGVCMGAENPNEMAYRQTVTPDRLQGRMNTTMRSINRAAIVVAAPLGGLLGDAAGYPTALLVAAGVVLLTAGAMAASRLRGAHLDDEHATADSPGPG from the coding sequence GTGAGCACCCCGGCCGGCGCCGCGAGCCTGCGCTCGGCCACGGGGTTCGGCCGGCTGTGGACGGCCGCGACCGCGTCGGCGTTCGGCAGCTACGTCACCGTGCTGGCGGTGCAGGTGCTCGTCGTGGAGGTCCTCGACGGCGACGCCGTCGACGTGGGCCTGGTCAACGCGGCCCGCTGGCTGCCCTACCTGCTCGTCGGCCTGCTCGTGGGCGTCCTGGTCGACCGGGTCCGGCGGCGACCCCTCATGGTGCTCACCGACGTGGCGGCCGCCCTCGCGCTGGCCGTGATCCCGCTGCTGGCCGCGACCGGGCACCTGAGCGTCGGCGCGGTCATGGCGGCGCTCGCGGCCTTCGGGACCGCGACGCTGGTCGGGGACGCGGCCTCGCAGTCGTTCCTGCCCCGGCTCGTGCCGCGCCCGCTGCTCGGCGCGGCGCACGCGCGTCTGGGCCAGGCCGACGCGGTCGCGCAGGGCAGCGGACCGGCGCTCGCCGGGGCGGTCGTCTCCGTCCTGGGCGCCCCGCTCGCCGTCCTGGTGGACGCGGTGAGCTACCTGACCTCCGCCGTGCTCGTGGCCACGGTCCGGCTGGCCGAGCCGCGCGCCGACCGTGCCCCGGGCGGCAGCGCCCGCGCCGCGCTGCGCGGCGTGCGCGACGACGTCGTCGAAGGCCTGCGCTGGGTCTACCGGCACCCGACCCTGCGCCCGATGGCGCTGTCGACCCACGTCTGGTTCGCCTGCGCCGCCGTGACCGGCGCGGTCCTGGCGCCGCTCGCCCTGCGCGAGCTCGGGCTCACGGCCGCGACCCTCGGCCTCGCCACGGCCGCCGCCGGGCTGGGTGCGCTCGCCGGCGCGTCCGTCGGGGTCCGCCTGGGCCGCCGCCTCGGCGTGGGTCGGCTCCTCGTCGCCCTCCGGGCCGGCACGGGCCTGGCGTGGGCGGTGATGGCGCTCGCGCCCGCGGCGCTGCCCGCGTCGGGGGACGGCGGCGCGTGGGGCGGCGGGGCGGCCTGGGCCGTCTTCGCCGCGGGTCAGCTGCTGCTGGGCGTGTGCATGGGGGCGGAGAACCCCAACGAGATGGCCTACCGCCAGACGGTGACCCCGGACCGGCTGCAGGGCCGGATGAACACCACCATGCGGTCGATCAACCGCGCCGCGATCGTCGTGGCGGCGCCGCTCGGCGGGCTGCTCGGCGACGCGGCCGGCTACCCGACCGCGCTGCTGGTCGCCGCCGGCGTCGTCCTCCTCACCGCAGGCGCGATGGCGGCGAGCCGCCTGCGCGGCGCCCACCTCGACGACGAGCACGCCACCGCGGACTCCCCCGGGCCCGGCTGA
- the pheA gene encoding prephenate dehydratase, with protein MSTHGTAQPLPPLRYAYLGPAGTFTESALRQVAAPQDAVYLPQVDVVSAIEAVRAGDADRAVVAIESSVEGGVNAVLDTLATGEPLVILREMLVPVGFVLAARAATPLSAIRRISAHPHAWAQCRKWLAANLPGVVHVPATSNTAPAALLAEPGEALGFDAALVPPPAVGHYGLVPLAEAVADNPHAVTRFVLVGRPGAVPPRTGADKTTLVVHLPSNRAGALLEMLEQLATRGVNLSRIESRPIGDALGRYSFSMDAEGHVEDERMAEALMGLHRVCPHVRFLGSYPRVDAPLGDVRPGTSDADFAAARTWVARLREGHTD; from the coding sequence ATGAGCACGCACGGCACGGCCCAGCCGCTCCCGCCCCTGCGCTACGCCTACCTCGGCCCGGCGGGCACGTTCACCGAGTCCGCGCTGCGCCAGGTCGCGGCGCCGCAGGACGCGGTCTACCTCCCGCAGGTCGACGTCGTCTCGGCGATCGAGGCCGTGCGCGCGGGGGACGCGGACCGCGCCGTCGTCGCGATCGAGAGCTCCGTCGAGGGCGGCGTCAACGCGGTCCTGGACACCCTCGCGACCGGTGAGCCGCTGGTGATCCTGCGCGAGATGCTCGTGCCCGTCGGCTTCGTGCTCGCCGCGCGCGCCGCCACGCCGCTCTCCGCGATCCGCCGCATCTCCGCGCACCCGCACGCGTGGGCCCAGTGCCGAAAGTGGCTCGCGGCGAACCTGCCCGGCGTCGTGCACGTGCCCGCGACGTCGAACACCGCGCCGGCGGCCCTCCTGGCCGAGCCGGGCGAGGCGCTCGGGTTCGACGCGGCGCTCGTGCCGCCGCCCGCCGTCGGGCACTACGGGCTCGTCCCGCTCGCCGAGGCCGTGGCCGACAACCCGCACGCGGTCACGCGCTTCGTCCTGGTGGGCCGGCCCGGTGCCGTGCCGCCGCGCACGGGCGCCGACAAGACCACGCTCGTGGTGCACCTGCCGAGCAACCGGGCGGGTGCGCTGCTGGAGATGCTCGAGCAGCTCGCGACGCGTGGCGTGAACCTCTCGCGGATCGAGTCGCGGCCCATCGGGGACGCGCTCGGCCGGTACTCCTTCTCGATGGACGCCGAGGGGCACGTCGAGGACGAGCGCATGGCGGAGGCCCTCATGGGCCTGCACCGGGTGTGCCCGCACGTGCGGTTCCTCGGCTCGTACCCGCGCGTGGACGCGCCGCTCGGCGACGTGCGCCCCGGCACGTCCGACGCCGACTTCGCCGCGGCGCGCACCTGGGTGGCCCGCCTGCGCGAGGGCCACACCGACTGA
- a CDS encoding LacI family DNA-binding transcriptional regulator, whose protein sequence is MAAGIDDVARAAGVSTATVSRALRNLPNVTQATRERVRDAATQLGYVASPSAATLASGRTRAIGLISPYVNRWFFSNVIEGAERTLRAHGFDVLLYTFDGRRRTGRPRVDPGVLQRRVDGVLVVGLPLDEDEVAGLLALGHPLVCIGWGADGQVTVRLDDRATARAATLHLACLGHRRIAHLTGAVDDAAPGSAPVERAAGWRDGLREAGLPLDPALESHGGFDVEGGRASMRALLERAPDVTAVFAASDEIAMGAFMALRDAGLDVPGDVSVIGIDGHDLGELVGLTTMAQPASEQGAVAARLVLDMIAGVPAPRETVVPTELVLRRSTGPVPAARRAR, encoded by the coding sequence ATGGCGGCAGGCATCGACGACGTGGCCCGCGCCGCCGGCGTCTCGACGGCGACGGTGTCCAGGGCGCTGCGCAACCTGCCCAACGTCACGCAGGCGACGCGCGAGCGGGTCCGCGATGCGGCCACGCAGCTGGGGTACGTCGCGTCGCCGTCGGCCGCGACCCTCGCGTCCGGCCGCACCCGGGCGATCGGCCTGATCTCGCCGTACGTCAACCGCTGGTTCTTCTCCAACGTCATCGAGGGCGCCGAGCGGACGCTGCGTGCCCACGGCTTCGACGTGCTGCTCTACACGTTCGACGGGCGCCGGCGCACGGGCCGCCCGCGCGTCGACCCGGGCGTGCTGCAGCGCCGGGTCGACGGCGTCCTCGTCGTCGGACTGCCGCTCGACGAGGACGAGGTCGCCGGCCTCCTGGCACTCGGGCACCCCCTGGTGTGCATCGGGTGGGGAGCGGACGGCCAGGTGACCGTGCGGCTGGACGACCGCGCGACGGCCCGCGCGGCGACGCTCCACCTCGCGTGCCTGGGCCACCGCCGCATCGCCCACCTGACCGGGGCGGTCGACGACGCCGCGCCGGGCTCCGCGCCCGTGGAGCGCGCCGCCGGCTGGCGCGACGGCCTGCGGGAGGCCGGCCTGCCGCTCGACCCGGCGCTCGAGTCGCACGGCGGGTTCGACGTCGAGGGCGGCCGCGCGTCGATGCGCGCGCTGCTCGAGCGTGCGCCGGACGTCACGGCGGTGTTCGCCGCGTCCGACGAGATCGCGATGGGCGCCTTCATGGCCCTGCGCGACGCCGGGCTCGACGTGCCGGGGGACGTCTCGGTGATCGGCATCGACGGGCACGACCTCGGTGAGCTCGTGGGCCTGACGACGATGGCGCAGCCCGCGAGCGAGCAGGGCGCCGTCGCGGCCCGCCTGGTGCTCGACATGATCGCCGGTGTCCCGGCCCCGCGGGAGACGGTCGTGCCGACCGAGCTCGTGCTGCGCCGGTCCACCGGGCCGGTGCCCGCCGCGCGGCGAGCCCGCTGA
- a CDS encoding diacylglycerol kinase family protein — protein MTADAWLVLAVVAVALLALAALVVALQNRRALVGHGVAMKPSIAGPGSEGSAATEETDAAHTLVAFVANPTKPGVPELRDAAVQACAARYLPEPMWFDTTEDDPGIGQAREAVEKGAKVVVAVGGDGTVRAVAEGLVGTGCSMAIVPQGTGNLLARNLDMPLDDIDALLRIALTGEDRSIDVGWLTVVNDEAGVSDDIAEADPEAVAPHGKPRGARALPRDHIFLVIAGIGFDAALVGDADEDLKAKVGWLAYFVSALRHLRGGRMRLELSYDDGPWRRVRLRSLLFGNVGRLPGGITLLPDATIDDGWMDIGEIDTRAGLAGWTQLLGEVAMQRFGMSNDLPNKIGKIDHHRVRQARARSREPQPVQVDGDTIGEVLEVAARVEKHALVVRVDGG, from the coding sequence ATGACAGCAGACGCGTGGCTCGTGCTCGCCGTCGTCGCCGTCGCGCTCCTCGCCCTCGCCGCGCTGGTCGTCGCCCTGCAGAACCGGCGCGCGCTCGTCGGGCACGGCGTCGCGATGAAGCCGTCGATCGCGGGCCCGGGGAGCGAGGGGTCCGCCGCCACGGAGGAGACGGACGCGGCCCACACGCTCGTCGCCTTCGTCGCCAACCCCACCAAGCCCGGCGTGCCCGAGCTGCGCGACGCCGCCGTCCAGGCGTGCGCCGCGCGCTACCTGCCCGAGCCGATGTGGTTCGACACCACGGAGGACGACCCCGGCATCGGCCAGGCGCGCGAGGCGGTCGAGAAGGGCGCCAAGGTCGTGGTGGCCGTGGGCGGCGACGGCACCGTGCGCGCCGTGGCGGAGGGCCTCGTCGGCACGGGCTGCTCGATGGCGATCGTCCCGCAGGGCACCGGCAACCTGCTCGCGCGGAACCTGGACATGCCCCTCGACGACATCGACGCCCTCCTGCGCATCGCCCTGACGGGCGAGGACCGGAGCATCGACGTCGGCTGGCTCACCGTGGTCAACGACGAGGCGGGCGTGAGCGACGACATCGCCGAGGCCGACCCGGAGGCCGTCGCACCGCACGGGAAGCCGCGGGGCGCCCGCGCGCTCCCGCGCGACCACATCTTCCTCGTCATCGCCGGCATCGGGTTCGACGCCGCACTCGTCGGCGACGCCGACGAGGACCTCAAGGCCAAGGTCGGCTGGCTGGCCTACTTCGTCTCCGCCCTGCGGCACCTGCGCGGCGGGCGGATGCGCCTGGAGCTCTCCTACGACGACGGGCCGTGGCGGCGGGTGCGCCTGCGCAGCCTGCTCTTCGGCAACGTCGGACGCCTCCCGGGCGGGATCACGCTGCTGCCCGACGCCACGATCGACGACGGCTGGATGGACATCGGCGAGATCGACACCCGCGCGGGCCTGGCGGGCTGGACGCAGCTGCTGGGCGAGGTCGCCATGCAGCGCTTCGGCATGTCGAACGACCTGCCCAACAAGATCGGGAAGATCGACCACCACCGCGTCCGCCAGGCCCGCGCCCGCTCGCGCGAGCCGCAGCCGGTCCAGGTCGACGGCGACACGATCGGCGAGGTCCTCGAGGTCGCCGCGCGGGTCGAGAAGCACGCGCTGGTCGTCCGGGTCGACGGCGGCTGA